Proteins co-encoded in one Medicago truncatula cultivar Jemalong A17 chromosome 8, MtrunA17r5.0-ANR, whole genome shotgun sequence genomic window:
- the LOC11445766 gene encoding cytosolic sulfotransferase 14 has protein sequence MASKDHTHMNGNHKKTSEEDKAKESDVFIASMPKAGTTWLKALAFAIVNRQHFSSFENNNNHSLLTFNSLELVPYVEFNLERPHKVLFLKYEDLKEDVNFHTKRIAEFVGFPFTQEEENNGVIGNIIIAVNVNREFFFRKGEIGDQ, from the exons ATGGCTTCAAAAGATCACACACATATGAATGGAAACCACAAAAAAACTAGTGAAGAGGATAAG gcCAAAGAGAGTGATGTTTTCATTGCCTCCATGCCAAAAGCAGGCACCACATGGTTGAAAGCCCTTGCATTTGCTATTGTTAACCGGCAACATTTTTCCTCCTTTGAGAATAATAATAACCATTCATTACTTACATTCAATTCCCTTGAATTGGTTCCTTACGTTGAATTTAACCTAGAAAGACCACATAAGGTTTTATTCTTGAAATATGAAGACCTTAAAGAAGATGTTAATTTTCACACGAAAAGAATTGCAGAATTTGTGGGATTTCCTTTCACTCAAGAAGAGGAAAATAATGGAGTGATTGGAAATATAATCATAGCAGTAAATGTTAACAGAGAGTTTTTCTTTCGAAAGGGAGAAATAGGGGATCAATGa
- the LOC11444625 gene encoding cytosolic sulfotransferase 14, whose amino-acid sequence MASTDLKHMKEDQSRDGQEKISEENKVIHDYNNLILSLPREDDGSVSQYLYFYHEFWCPSTFIQSTISFQNNFHAKDSDIIAASMPKSGSTWLKGLAYAIVNRQYFTSLENKHPLLLSNPHELVPQFEASLYGGKDPVLTQVDVPNMTEPRLFGTHMPFPSLPKSVKESNCKIIYICRNPFDIFVSYWTFFNKIRLKKSLTELTLEEAFERYCKGICIFGPFWENMLGYFKESIERPYRVLFLKYEDLKEDVNFNIKRIAEFVGIPFTQEEENNGVIENIIKLCSFESMKESNGNNSGTVTVNVDREFFFRKGEIGDWVNYFSPSMIERLSKIMQEKFSGSSLSFKGCP is encoded by the coding sequence ATGGCTTCAACAGATCTCAAACATATGAAAGAAGACCAATCAAGGGATGGACAAGAAAAAATTAGCGAAGAAAACAAGGTAATCCATGATTATAATAACCTAATCTTGTCTCTTCCTAGAGAAGATGATGGGTCTGTAAGtcaatatttgtatttttatcaTGAATTTTGGTGTCCATCTACATTTATCCAATCTACgatctcttttcaaaataattttcatgcTAAAGACAGTGATATTATTGCTGCATCCATGCCAAAATCTGGCAGCACTTGGCTTAAAGGTCTTGCATATGCTATTGTTAATCGCCAATATTTTACTTCCTTAGAGAATAAGCATCCATTACTATTATCTAATCCACATGAACTAGTGCCTCAGTTTGAAGCAAGCCTTTATGGTGGCAAAGATCCTGTTTTGACTCAAGTTGATGTACCAAATATGACTGAACCAAGGCTTTTTGGAACTCACATGCCATTTCCTTCGTTGCCCAAGTCAGTTAAAGAGTccaattgtaaaataatttatatatgtagaaacccatttgatatattTGTATCATATTggactttcttcaacaaaatcagATTAAAGAAATCTTTAACTGAATTAACTTTAGAGGAAGCTTTTGAAAGGTATTGTAAGGGAATATGTATATTTGGTCCGTTTTGGGAGAATATGTTGGGTTACTTCAAGGAAAGCATAGAAAGACCATATAGGGTTTTATTCTTGAAATATGAAGACCTTAAAGAAGATGTTAATTTTAACATCAAAAGAATTGCAGAATTTGTTGGAATTCCTTTCACTCAAGAAGAGGAAAATAATGGAGtgattgaaaatataatcaagttATGCAGCTTTGAGAGTATGAAAGAATCAAATGGAAATAATTCTGGAACTGTAACAGTAAATGTTGACAGAGAGTTTTTCTTTCGAAAGGGAGAAATAGGGGATTGGGTAAATTACTTTTCTCCTTCAATGATAGAAAGATTATCCAAAATCATGCAAGAAAAATTCAGTGGATCAAGCCTATCATTTAAGGGGTGCCCTTAA
- the LOC112417329 gene encoding uncharacterized protein — translation MDPFDIEAYKQKRDIEDTYIVNRFIQRRKKLEEGSGSCSRKYLNRDHAAANQRLIDDYFANEPTYDDAMFRRRYRMQKHVFLRIVGDLSITDNYFTQRVDAANKEGISPLAKCTTTMRMLAYGVAADAVDEYIKIGGTTTLECLRRFCKGIIRLYEEVYLRAPNQDDLQRILHVSEMQGFPGMIGSIDCMHWEWKNCPKAWEGQFTKGDKGTTTVILEAVASHDLWI, via the coding sequence ATGGATCCTTTTGATATCGAAGCCTACAAACAAAAACGTGATATTGAAGACACTTATATCGTCAACCGATTTATTCAGCGTCGAAAAAAATTAGAGGAAGGTAGTGGATCTTGtagtagaaaatatttaaatagagATCATGCAGCGGCAAACCAAAGACTCATTGACGACTACTTTGCCAATGAGCCTACATATGACGATGCAATGTTTCGTCGTCGGTACCGGATGCAAAAGCATGTTTTCCTTCGAATCGTTGGAGACCTTTCAATTACTGATAACTACTTCACCCAGCGAGTTGATGCCGCCAACAAAGAAGGTATATCACCGTTAGCAAAATGTACCACAACAATGCGAATGTTAGCATATGGTGTGGCAGCAGATGCGGTCgatgaatacatcaaaataggaggTACTACAACATTGGAGTGCTTACGTAGATTCTGTAAAGGAATCATACGATTGTATGAGGAAGTGTACCTGAGAGCACCAAACCAAGATGACCTTCAAAGAATACTACATGTTAGTGAAATGCAGGGGTTCCCAGGGATGATCGGGAGTATTGATTGCATGCACTGGGAGtggaaaaattgtcctaaagcaTGGGAAGGTCAATTCACCAAGGGGGATAAGGGAACCACCACAGTTATTCTTGAAGCAGTTGCATCTCATGATCTATGGATCTGA
- the LOC112417330 gene encoding glutathione S-transferase T3-like produces MVNENFQSVGEYPEFSSQINRGGMTRDNEVAPTPEDTTPKSKRNQQPSWNTEQNLVLISGWIKYGTCSVVGRNQTSEAYWGKIVEYCNEHCSFDSPRDVVACRNRFNYMNKLINKWVGAYDSAKRMQGSGWSEDDVLTKAQKLYACGKNVQFTLKEEWRALRDQPQYSSQMGGNVDSGSSVSKRSYEDSVGSSARPMGREAAKKKVKRKARTRHWRRWKMSGFNSKN; encoded by the coding sequence atggtgaatgaaaattttcagagTGTTGGTGAATATCCTGAATTTTCATCACAAATAAATCGTGGTGGAATGACACGAGATAATGAAGTCGCTCCAACTCCAGAGGATACAACTCCTAAGAGCAAGAGAAACCAACAACCATCATGGAACACTGAACAAAATTTGGTGTTAATTAGTGGGTGGATAAAATATGGAACATGCAGTGTTGTCGGGAGAAACCAGACAAGTGAAGCATATTGGGGTAAAATTGTTGAGTATTGTAACGAGCATTGCTCATTCGATTCTCCGCGCGATGTAGTTGCATGCCGAAaccgttttaattatatgaacaaattaataaataaatgggttGGTGCTTATGATAGCGCTAAGCGTATGCAAGGAAGCGGTTGGtcggaagatgatgttttgACAAAAGCCCAGAAATTATATGCATGTGGGAAGAATGTtcaatttactttaaaggaagaaTGGCGCGCTCTCCGAGATCAACCACAGTATAGTAGTCAAATGGGAGGAAATGTGGACTCAGGAAGTAGTGTATCTAAGAGATCTTACGAGGACTCTGTAGGATCTAGTGCTCGTCCAATGGGTAGGGAGgcagctaaaaaaaaagtaaaaagaaaagcaaggaCGAGACATTGGAGAAGGTGGAAAATGAGTGGGTTCAATTCAAAGAATTAA
- the LOC11444010 gene encoding cytosolic sulfotransferase 15 has protein sequence MASTDLTNMKEDQSRDGQETISEENKVIHDYNNLILSLPRENGCDTQYFYFYHGFWCPSTLIQSVNSFQNNFHAKDSDIVVASMPKSGTTWLKGLAYAIVNRQHFTSLENNHPLLSFNPHELVPHFEVSGNNTDGQMPQIDVPNMVEPRLYGTHMPFPSLPKSIQESNCKIIYICRNPFDTFVSYWTFINKLRLKKSLTELTLEESFERYCKGICFFGPFWDNMLGYLKESIERPDRVLFLKYEDLKEDVNFHTKRIAEFVGFPFTEEEENNGVIENIIKLCSFESMKESSENKSGTAALKIEREFFFRKGEIGDWVNYLSPSMIKKLSKVMEEKLSGSSLSFKGCP, from the coding sequence ATGGCTTCAACAGATCTCACAAATATGAAAGAAGACCAATCAAGGGATGGACAAGAAACAATTAGCGAAGAAAACAAGGTAATCCATGATTATAATAACCTAATCTTGTCTCTTCCTAGAGAAAATGGATGTGAtactcaatatttttatttttatcatggaTTTTGGTGTCCATCAACTCTTATCCAATCTGTGAactcttttcaaaataattttcatgcCAAAGATAGTGATATTGTAGTTGCATCCATGCCAAAATCTGGCACTACTTGGCTTAAAGGTCTTGCATATGCTATTGTTAATCGCCAACATTTTACCTCCTTAGAGAATAACCATCCATTACTATCATTTAATCCACATGAACTTGTGCCTCATTTTGAAGTAAGTGGTAATAATACAGATGGTCAAATGCCTCAAATTGATGTACCAAATATGGTTGAACCAAGGCTTTATGGAACTCACATGCCATTTCCTTCGTTGCCCAAGTCAATTCAAGAGTccaattgtaaaataatttatatatgtagAAACCCATTTGATACATTTGTATCATATTGGACTTTCATCAACAAACTCAGATTAAAGAAATCTTTAACTGAATTAACTTTGGAGGAATCTTTTGAAAGGTACTGTAAGGGAATATGTTTTTTTGGTCCGTTCTGGGACAATATGTTGGGTTACTTGAAGGAGAGCATAGAAAGACCAGATAGGGTTTTATTCTTGAAATATGAAGACCTTAAAGAAGATGTTAATTTTCACACGAAAAGAATTGCAGAATTTGTGGGATTTCCTTTCactgaagaagaggaaaataaTGGAGtgattgaaaatataatcaagttATGCAGCTTTGAGAGTATGAAGGAATCAAGTGAAAATAAATCTGGAACTGCAGCACTAAAGATTGAGAGAGAGTTTTTCTTTCGAAAGGGAGAAATAGGGGATTGGGTGAATTATCTCTCCCCTtcgatgataaaaaaattatccaaagTCATGGAAGAAAAATTAAGTGGATCAAGCCTATCATTTAAGGGGTGCCCTTAA